The Leopardus geoffroyi isolate Oge1 chromosome C3, O.geoffroyi_Oge1_pat1.0, whole genome shotgun sequence genomic interval tttttatctcattgttaagggtctcactgttTTCCTACACTCTTTTCTGAAGCCCAGtcagtatctttatgatcattactgtaaattatcaggcatattacttattaTTATCCCGTGCTGTGATTTTGTTCTGATCTTTcgtttgggacatattcctctgtctcctcattttatctaactctgtgtctctttctatgtgttaggaaagagAGGTTTGTCTCTTGCACTTGAAAGTAATGACCTTATAAAGGAGAGGTTCTGTAGTGCCCTGTTGTGCAGTGTCCTCTATTCACCAGAACTTGATGCTTCAGGGTTGTCTCCTATGTGTGATACATACCCTCTACTATTGTGGCtgatttgctttttccttcagtcatCTGCAGTGGTTCTTTTTGCCTGTTGCAGACAGTGTTTGGTCCTTGTGGTGTTTGTGGGTCAGTCTGGGGAtaccttgggcttgagttgagttaGACCAGgtatttgccagagatgcagtagtacaaaactgcagggcactttccttgtgttgtcccctgagaagcttttgttggtgggtAGGGCCTCCAGCCCACTTCTGTGGCCTGTCTGGCTAGTATGTGtgattatatttccatttttctaggGCAAGAATCACTttgagtgggtggggaggggaaaaagaaaaagagtcactATGGAGTGGTGCTGGCCACTATTGGGGCtgtttgcacactgccagacctGTGGCACTGCCCTGTATGGTTTCTGGCCAAGAGCATATTAGAGAGGAAAGATCTGCCAAAGCACAGCACAAGGGAGTGGGGTGGCAGGCTGGCAGTGCTAGTAAGTTAGGTAGTGGATGCCCCAAATGGTTTTGTGTTTAtactgggggtgagggaggaaatggcacctgccagttcctttgttcctgggggACTTCCCCAGCAATTTCTGTATCTCTGGGACACACTTTGAGATTAGTAAACAATTCTCCCTCCCTTATGCTCcaagaatttttcaaattctgcttCTATGTTGTATCTTGTGGCCTGTTTGTTGTACTGTCCCTTTAATGGCATGGaaggtttccttttattctcccaACTCTCCTAGAGCCTAgcccactaatttttttttttaattccaggtttTACATTCCattggttgtaagaactcacaaaattcagcccctctagttttcaaagccaaatgctaTAGGGAATCATCTTCCCTATGCAGGCTTCCCAGTGTGCggatctgtttctctcccttctccatgccCACAGTGTCCCTCCTTCCCACAGAAAGTCCAGTGAGTCTATTTAGTTCCTGTGTCTTTGTCCTTCTTAcactctttgatgtggcctcttctctacactTAGTTGTGGAGATTTTTTGGTCAGTCTTTGGGTTatcttctgggttatttacactgatgtgagtgttttctagttgtatccatgggatgaggtgagcctggggtcctcctactccaccatcctCCCCAAAAGTCCCTAAATCATTCaggtttttaaagttaaattttagaaCTCTTTGCCTTTTTAGTTTTCCTAGTGAGTTTGTCTACCTGGTTATTTGGTTCCTTCAGCTTTGTCCTTTTGATATATGTCATGAATATGGAGATGTCAGCTAGTGCTATATTCTGCCATGTGTCCTTGCCCCATATGTTCTTATTTCTCATTTGCATGATTTCCTCAACATGTTCCTGACCAAAGAACTACTCCATTAGCTACTGCCCATTTAGTCTGAGAAAAGTTATACTTCATTCTGATTCTCATTAACAGACTATTCAATCACCTATTTTATGACTATTTGTTGAGCATATTGTGCTGATTCTTCTGAACCTGATTCTGTTGGGGTTAGACCATCATTAGTCCTCAAGGCCATGAACAGACAGCATAATTCAGATGGTGTCATGGAGGTGATCCATCTATAGACCGTGTATTGTTGAGCCATAGGCAAGGGTGCTCCTGATTGCCCAATCACCTGAGCTCAGATGGGCTCACCCTTTGAACATCTGGCACCACTACTGGCTTTGCTGAGATTAGCTTAGTTTATGCAGAGGGTTGGTCCTCCATCCATTTGTCCTGCCTAGAAATATGCCATTTCCATGATAAGAGTTTATGGTCAGGAATAGTTTCCCTCTGTCCAGAGTCTGCTTTACCCATTCCAGAATAGGCTGTTGTGTGAAatataattcatttgtttttttgtcagtGGCTCTGTATTTTGTAGGGCTTCATGGAGTACCCAGCTGAGCTTTTCAATTGGCTGGTATGCAATCTATGTTCTTTATGACTGGGTCTGATATTTTTCTGCCTTCAGGGGACCTACTCATGCCTAGAAATTTTACTGTAGCTTAGGATCCTTGGTCATTACTTGGATTCATATGGATGGAATTAAATTAACTCTATTTTTTACCCTTTCTGTTCTTTCAAATTATCACATATAAGGATGTCATAAATATGCATAATGCTGGTTTGTAGGTGTTGTGTTTTCATCAAAGGCCTGAATGTCTTGTGTTAGATGGTTGTGGGCTCTTACTGAGCTGTTAAGGTATCCTGTGATACCCTAGTAAACTGGTATTGTCTGCCTTCCCATGTGACTGCAGTCATGGGTTGGCTTTCCTCACCAATTAGAATAGCAAAGAACATGTCAGATAACTCTATCACCAGGTAATCAGTTCCAGATCCAGTGGTGATATTTATGATAGCATCTATATATGAGAGTGCTCCCTCGATTTTGGAAGAGTGTTTGTTTAAATTCCTATAATCTACTGTAAATCTATATGATATGTCTGGCTTTTTAATGGGCCAGATTGGGTTAATATATGGCAAAAGAGTAGGCAcagtaatttgtttatttatgagttCCTAAATGTTTACCTTGATTTTTGTATGTCTTATCATCCATtccaagaatgtttttttaatttattttttaatttacatccaagttagcatataatggtacaatgatttcaagagtagattccagtgattcatcccgtATGTATAaggcccagtgctcatcccaacaagtgtcctcccgtaagcccctcacccatttagcccatcccccacccacaatccctcagcaaccctcagtttgttctctatatttaagagtctcttatgttttgtccccctctctgtttttatttttgcttcccttcccttatgttcatctggtttgtatcttaaattctccATATgcgtgaaatcatgatatttgtctttctctaatttcgctaagcatgataccctctagctccatccacgtagtcgaaaatggcaagatttcatccaaGAATGTTTTCTAAACTGCAGCCTATAAGGCATTTAGCTGTAATGAGGTGGCCTATATCTATCTTCCATTGCTAGGAATGTAGATACCCATGTCCCTGGGGTTAATTTTCCTCCTAATTCTTTAATAGTCCCTTTTTATTGTGAAAGAGTTTTCTAAATTAGTAGGATATCCTTGTATCAATGTTACTTGGGAAACTTTAAGAACATAATGGCATactgtagttatttttatttacaaaagggTTGACATGGCCAGTGTAGCTTATGGGCAATTGCCTCTGGCTTAGGCCTAGAGACAGAGACTGCTGATAGGGTTTTGCTCTCTTTGGCACTCCCTGGCTTGCTTATTAATGGGATTAGGTTTCATAAAGGAGCTAGTGTTTACAATAAATAGGTTAGTGACTCCAAATGTGGGTTTATATTCTGTAAGTCTATTTACTTAAAggtttggttgtttccatttctctaagACTGTATGTAGTTTCTGAGGTTTCTATttggatttctatttttataacttgttttaAAGGGTGGTGGTCTAAATGGTTTCAGAGGCTAATGGGACCTTATAACTGTAGATCTATATGGTCTATTTTGATTTGATGTATTGTATCAGCCtgttttgtctgtgtgtgtgtgtgtgtgtgtgtgtgtgtgtgtgtaagccatAGTCTTTATCTTGACTTAGTTCCTCAGTTGTTCCTATCAAGCCAATCAGTCCTGTGTTTCTGGCACCTGCAAAGACTGTGAATAATCCTGCTCTGTCCTGCAGGGTGCAGCTTTTAGACTGACCTTTTAAATGTGCTCTTCCATAAGTAATGGTGAGGGTATCTGCCCCCTATCATTAATCATAGTTAATAgccatcattttattattaatagtttCCCCTGCTGTTTTCCATAGAGATGTTTTAGGGAACGTATATTAGGTATAGGCCATTTTAATCTCTAGGTTGCTGCTCCCCAAGTATCTTTGtaaattagtattattttctccaaatgcTCTAAAGTGTTGTTTCAATTTAGCGTCAGTGGTAATGAGTCCAAGTTGCACAATCTCTGTTCCAATAAggaccatgttttgtttttctttggaccATAAATCTAATAGCTGCTGAGCTTGTGTCCATTTCAATTTGTTAGAATTCCATTCTAATGTTTGTCATTTCTTGTCTAAGCTCGCTCTTCAGTGTCTCTGATTGGTTCCATATTCTCATCTGttttagttttgtctgttttcacaGGCCTGGCTTTTTAGTTAAATTTACCAGGGTCAAAGGGGATAAAATAATCCTGTTCCTGGGGTGTGGATTAGTGCCCTTAAGAGAAAAGGGACTGGTTTCTTCCTGCTCTGGGGATTACTTTCTATGCCAACACTTTCCTCTCTACATCCGTTACTCAATGCTCCTAGTAAGAGCACTGGAATGTTTTCCTCAGTTCTTTTCAATATAGGCTAGAACTCACTGAAATGGGTGATCAGGCCAACACCTGGAGTTTAAGTTTTATAGGTCTCCAGGGATCTTTGCAGTTAAATATCACTCAAATCATCTCGAGCAATTTTGTAGGGTGAATGAGTGAGGCATAGTTACCATTGTCTTTTTTGTTGCCTGATGGGGTCCCATGCTTCTCTAGGAACCAGGACCCCAAGGTGTCTCCAAATGGAGGATACCCTGTCATGTGCTTTTAGCTCCTCCCCTGCAAGTCAGTTGAAAAATCCACAGCTCTGTCTTTCAGCAGAATATGCCACTGTGGATAGTTAGGCCTTTATGCATTAGGGTTGATGTCTTGTACCCCCCCATAACCCTCCTCCTATGACCTAGCCTCATCCAACATTGCCCTGTTTTATGTGTCTGGCTACCCTGACCTGTGCGGCCTGTGCCTGTACAACCCACACTCTGTCACCTGGCCTTCAGGCCCAGGGGGCTCTGGGTGGCCCCCAACCCCTTTAATGGCCTCAGAGTGCAGCAAGCCCACCCCTTGAACATTAAGTGGTAGATTTAAACTGGCAACAGTCTGTCGCAATTTGGACTGGTTGTCTGATCGGGTCCTGGGCTTTTCCAACAATGAGGGCTCCCACAGAAGCCCCTGGTTTAAGCTGGAAGCTAAAAGGTTGGCTTTAAGAGATACCCAGGAGTCTTGATTACAGGTAAACCTGGGACCTGTTTATGGGGATTGAATGTTGCCAGTTTAAATTTGTCACCTCAGATTCATGAAGGGTGGtggcatggatttatttctcCCTGGAGGCTATGCAGGTGGCTGTTGACAGGCCCCAGCTCCAACCACCTGGAGGGATCCTGGTGTCTCAGGCCAGCTGAAGGAAACGAACTGCACATGAGTGTGCTGCACAGTTTAGGGTAGCCGGGGACCTAAAACATAGCCATGGTCTTGAGAGGCTGGTTCACAAGAGAATCTCTTGAAGAaaagacatatgtatatatgcaaacCTAACCTAATTCACTCCCTGAAGCCAGAGCTTGAATTAATGGCCTGCATTGGCGGGGCAGGTCTGGGAGTGCTGGCCATGGTATCATCTAATAAGAGGTTCCTTCAGTCTAAGGTTGCAGAAGTCCCAAACCTCTCAGACATGAAGCCCAAATGGGGACTGTTGCCAATCACTGGCTGCTGCTTCCAGGTGATTTTCATGGTGGGCCCACAACAGAGCAGAAACTGTGCCATTATTTGGGAAAGGTCCGAGCTCCGTGGGTCTAAAGGAACTGAATCCCTCAAGGAACCTGAAGGGGATAAACTGCGAATACCCAGGCCACGCAGGTCAGGTAAGCTGGGAACCTGGAAACGAGAGAGGCTGTGGCACAGGAACAGGATTGTGGAGACCTAAGGCATCTGCTTCATTCCAAGCCCTAACCTACACAAACGTGCATATTCCCCCAGATGACATCACTGAAAGAAACCGGACTGCCTTGCCAGGGTGGGGCTGGACAAACTAGATGAGGTACCCTTCAGTAAGAGACACCTGGGAGCCTTGATTGTTGAAGAGGCCCAGGATCCCATCAAGCAGCCAGTCACATATGTACTGACTGTCACCAGTTTAAAGGTGTTGCCACAGAAGATTTTTGAGGGTGGGATCCCTTTGCCCTGGAGGTTATGTAGGTGGTTGGGAACTGGCCTGAGTTCCACAGGCCTGGAGGGCCACAGCTACCCTCAGTGGGCTAATGGGCTGCATGCTAAGCAAACACCAGCTCTGCAGGTCAGGGGACCCAGGAACCTGGAACTGGATAACGTTGGGAGAGTTCAGATCTCAAGAGTGGGCTTTTGAGGATCCATGGCATCTGCCTAATTCTAAGCCCTAACCTACACAAATGTGCGTATTCCCCCTTAAAGGCATTGCTGGAAGAAACAAGACTGACTTTCCAGAACAAATCCAGTAATTAAGACTCCCAGATGTCTCGTATTGGAGGATACCCCATCAGTCAGCCCGTCTACACCTTGGCAAGGCAGTTCAGTTTCCTCCAGCTCTGTCTTCAGGGGGGAATACGCACATTCATGTAGGTTAGTGTTTGCAATTAGGCAGATGCCTGGTACCCCCTACAGCCCATTCCTGTGACCCAGCCTCCTGACACTTGCCTTTTAACAGGTCCCTGGCTTCCCTGACCTGTGTGGCCTGTGCTTGTGCAGTTCCAGCCTTGGGCAGCCTAGAACCTTCAGGAATGTGTAGTACCGGTTGTCCCAAACTACCTACATGGCCTCCAGGGCAGAGGGAACCCTCCTCCTGAAAATTTTTCTGAGACAGCAGCATTAAACTGGCAAGTCTCCATTCGGTCTGGCTGCCTGATGAGGTCCCAGGTTTACCAGTGGAGGGGCCCAGAGAAGGCCACCCAAAAATTTCCACAGTGagatattaattattttgaattaaagttactttaaaaatggcCAGTGACCTTCCTTTGTTGCCTGAAAGCAATGAATACATTTCCTGTGTGAAAGGTACCCTCCCTGCACCAGAAGGAGGAGAGATATTCTTCTCATCAGAAAAAGGTAATTCAGGGCTGAAAAACCCTCTATAAACAAACTGTGTCACTTTTACTAATTTATTACCTCAGCCCAAATCTTGTTTAGAATTCTTTATTAATTGAAGCTCTTGAACAAAAGTTTTGTTTGTCCTGTCCATTCCTCAcagatttacatttctttgtctaAAACATGTAAAACCTACATGCCTGCGTCATTGATTTCTTAGGGCCTCTATGCACacataatttgactttttttctttttttctcatgtgaATCTTCTCATgtcaactaaaggtagagaaaaaaTTTTCTTCCCCATCAGTTGGCATAGGGGTGGGATAAATTTCCCAGACTGGATACTGTTTGCTTTGAGGCTGCTGCAGCTGAGAGATGCCAACACGTCTGATCAACAGCTGGCAGAAGGTAAGAATCTTTACCACAATAGCTTTCTGGTTCTCTGCCTTCAGTGTctgacagagcaagagtggggagagtcctttttctctaaatttagattagcagaagaaaatatttgtgtaacCAGTTCCTTGGACTTAGCAACTCTTGTAAATTTGATGGACTACTCTTAGTTTGAATAATTCAACTCCTCCTAGAGATGGAATAGCTTCTTTCcttcataaaaaagaattactatAGGGAAAGAATGCAGGTATAGGTCCTTACAGGTATAGGTCCTGCTGTTTGAGCCAGCATCTGTTTAGACAAACTTTGCTGTGGGtcctctatgaaaaaaaaaaaaaaaaatccacaaggcTTTTCCTTTTGTCTGTCTTTATATACTTGAGAGCTTGGCTTTGTGACTGGTGAGAATATTCCCTCTGGTCTCCATCATCCAGAGGATGCACTATCTGAGTGCACCTTGGTGGCCAAATAGGCTGTTTAAAGGTACACAGTTATAAGCAACATTCTTTTTCTGGCCATTCCAGCTCTCAGGAGAGTTTCTCATAAGGGGTCCTAGCccataaaacacatttttcatcTCAGCCTTTGTTGCTTGTTATGTTAGTGCTGGAATGTACCATTCCAGTAGTGCCTGTTCAGTGTCATGGACTAGCATGTCTGTGACTGGAGAGGTGTCATATTTTCACAGGAGACCAGAGAAACTATCTTGATTATACCATTCTGACTTCCGGTACAATGAAGGCCTTTGTTTTCTTATACTATTTTCGGGCAAAAACTCTTCAATAATGAGGGCCAAGGGCACCTCTGTGTCCATAATCTCAGACTGGAAAGTTGCCTCAGggtctttccattaaaaaaatgtttattggtcTGGGTCATCATTAAGATTAAGAAGATCCTATTCATCAGTGGCCAGATGGTGGatcctttaaagaaagaaaaaaagctttataGAATGGCTGGTCTTACGGACTCCTTTAATAAGtctaatttctgatttttcattttaatatctaCATTCAACGTAAAGTTTCCTTCTCAAAATCTCTGGCCTCCAACTGCTTCTTCCTACAGGATTTACAGAGAGCACTCTGGCCTAATCTTTAGGCCAAATTATACAGGTTACTCATGTAAATCCTGAAAACCAGAAAGTAAATTTAGCAGAAGGTGGTCCTTGTAATTCCGTCTACTTTTTAGGGCTCTGCAATCAGGCTCTCCTGGCTTCAGGCATTCTCATGCATTGTCCTTTGCACATATATCCTAAACTCCCCACTAAAAAGAAATTCGTGTCCCCTGGACAGCAAATCTTTTAGAAGATCCTaccaaatttagagaaaaattaaaaagattcatGATGATTCACAGCACCCCatcacagagaaaacagatgacGAAAATTTCTCCTACGCCCTCCTACAAATCATCAGCTAAAGGCCAATATTCAAAGCCAAGGCAGAACTGTGTATTCAAAATGCTGTACACAGACTTTACAAAGGCATAAATCTTTTCAATCTCCCTGACAGAAAGAAGTTAGAAAGGTGGGTTAGTCCCTTGATATTCAGGTTGTAATTACAGTTCTTGCCTTGCAAATCCCTATAAAACCAGAATTGCGAATCTAGAAAAAAGGTCAAAACCCACCTGTTTTACCAATCCCCAAAGTGACCTATTCCTCTCAAAATGCTTGTAGATATTATAAAAGATCAGGACATTGGAACGTAATTGAGCTGTCCTTAAAGCACTTACAAGCTTAGATTTCTTCTCTGTCCCTTAAAGTTATAGATTTCATTGTGTCTTTGAAGTGTGAACACAGCCCACAatctcttgaaaatgaaaaagaaaaaaatggaaggaaagaggccttgttaaaaatacaaagtgcAATTAGTACTCTTGCCCAAACTATAGATGACAGCTTCTAGAAGATTACTTCCAGGGACAAATACCAGTGTTAAGAGACCTCTCCAAAAATAGCAAATTACTTGAATCATCTGAGTAAATTAATATTCCCCCTACGATTCAAAAACTGGtaagttttatattgttttaaaaccaAGCTCTGAGATGTATTtgtctatatgtatatgtgtgtatgtcatTTAGAGGTAGGATATTTTTTTGTTCCTGGATGTTActgccaaaattaatttgtaaaacagCTCTATTTAACAAGCATTTGTATAAATTTAGTATTCATAAACTCTCCAAAATAAGATACAAACTTAATCCAAATAAATTTCAGGTTCATATGACCTGGTCAATATTTGTCATTACAAATAATTTGAGGTTTTTGAGTTAATTAAAATAGACCTGTAAGTGAAAATGTCTGCTCAGTTactaaaagttaaataatttcatattatataGGCTGCAAAATATTTCAGCAACAAAGTAGCTTGGGAgaatggttaattttgtctgaAATCTCATGAAGTTTTTGTGGATGATCTAAacataactgttaaaaaataagtaaattgaaTACCTGTAAAGTTAAAAAGCTTTTAGGTAAACTTTTCAATGGTTGCCCAATGTTTTTGataacctgaaactttaaaattttgttacagGATGAGTTAAGTTAAATTCATTGAATatctagatcatttccaaataagataaaattaaatattaattactgAATATAGGTTTACTTAGTTTTGGCTTCCTTAAtacagagaaactaaagataaatttggatcagttactaaatatttttgtgcTTCATTGAAAGATTGTATTATAAAGAAGCACacgtttctagaaatgtattcataaatttgccaaTCTAAAAAATGCTGGCGTAACAGATTCACACTACCTAGATTTTactagaaattaaatttttaagagtTAAGAAGTCTAATACACAtgagtatatataaaaaataataagggaaacatcTCTAGTAAAATGTGTGCTTTTGGTAGAAGAAGGTATGAGGAATGGAAATGCATTTTTGGttggaaaaagaaagtaatcttGTCCTAACATGAGGCTggttatttaaaaaggaaaaacttaggacaaaaatctgaatataaggggcgcctgggtggcgcagtcggttaagcgtccgacttcagccaggtcacgatctcgcggtccgtgagttcgagccccgcgtcaggctctgggctgatggctcagagcctggagcctgtttccgattctgtgtctccctctctctctgcgcctcccctgttcatgctctgtctctctctgtccccaaaataaataaaaacgttggaaaaaagaaaaaaaaaaaatctgaatataaaagAGGAAAGTTATAAAAGGTTTGTGAAAAGGGAATCTTTAAAGGAATTGTAGATtaagattaaaatgaatttatttaggggcacctgggtgtctcagtcagttaagcgtccaactttggttcaggtcatgatctcaaggtt includes:
- the LOC123584990 gene encoding uncharacterized protein LOC123584990, yielding MYICKPNLIHSLKPELELMACIGGAGLGVLAMVSSNKRFLQSKVAEVPNLSDMKPKWGLLPITGCCFQVIFMVGPQQSRNCAIIWERSELRGSKGTESLKEPEGDKLRIPRPRRSGREKIFFPISWHRGGINFPDWILFALRLLQLRDANTSDQQLAEASSNPWEIFNQWRNQILREAEKVETSTSISTRVKEDPEQYPR